The region ACAAATCTGATGCGCCTCGATGTATCATTTCATCGAGGAGAATACGCATCGACAATTCGCGTTTGGGGGTAGGAGGAATCACTTTAGGTCTGGGAGGTCCTTTTGGTTTGGCTTCACCTGACCTAGGTTGGGGTTTTAGTTCAGTTTTTCCCCCCTCTTTGGGCAATGATTCGTTTTCAGCAAGTTCTCCAGCGAAACCTTCTTCGTTTTTCGACAAATCTTTCTCTTTTTTTTGATCCATAAGGTCTCCCTTTATTGATAAGTAACAGTTTCTGTTGCAACTTGTTCCAGTGTAGTAAGTCCTTCTAACATATATTTAAGAGCTACTTTTCTCATAGGCACCATACCACCGTTTACAGCATCTTTCCAAAGTTCGATAATAGATGTCCCGGCCTGGACCATCGTTTTGATTCTAGGAGTGACATACAATATTTCGAATATAGGTATTCTTCCTTGAAATCCCGTGCCATTGCATTTGGGGCATCCAGAACCACGATAAAATTTTATATTTTGGACCTTTTTTGGGTCTATACCAATATCGTGAAGTAATGAATAGTCGGGAGTGACAATTCTTTTACAGTATGGACAAATCATTCTGAGAAGCCTTTGAGCCATTATCACTCGGAGTGCACCGTTTATCAGGTAAGGTGGCAAGTCCAGATCGATTAGCCTCATCATTGAGCTAACCGCATCCCTTGCGCGTATGGTTGCAAAGACTAAAAGGCCCATATCGGCGACTTTCAGAGTAGCTAAAAGTTTTTGTTCGTCATTGGCTTCACTAACAAAAATGATGTCTGCATTCTGGCGTGGCGCCGAAGCAAGCGCCACATCATATGATTTAGTGTCTCTATAAAGTTCGCGTTGATTAATTATACAATTTTTAGAATTGTAGAGAAGCTCTAACGGGTCTTCGATGGATAGAATATGTTGTTTGCGTTCCTCGTTGATTTTATTTAAAAGGGACGAGAGGGTTGTGGATTTACCTGAAGCCCGTGGTCCGGCAATAAGAACGAGGCCGGCATTTACGCCGCCGAACTCATATATCTCTTGAGGTATATGTAGATTTTCCGGCGCCTTGACGTCAATAGGAATTGATTTGACTGCAATAGCAATAGATCCCTTTTGGTGATATACATTGCATCGGAATCTAGAAAAATCTTTAATACCGATAGAAAAATCACAATCGAGTTCTGTTTCAAATTTACGTCGTTGCGAGGAAGACATAAGTGAATAGGCCAAGATCTTAGAGAGTTCCTCAGAGATCGGATTCATCGGCATTCTGATGAGTTTACCATCTATACGGAGAAGTGGAGAGGAACCAGCGGAGATATGCATATCTGTTGCATTTTTCCGAACCATTTCTTCCAAAAGCCTCCTTAAAAGAATCTCGGTCCTAATAGATGTAGTCGTATCTATCAACTCGAAAAAACCTACTTATTCATCGACAGTTGTTAATGCGCGGCTGTTTCTGTGATAACCTGTTGGAGAGAAGTTATACCTTCGATCATGTAGCGAATCGCCTCTTGTCGCAGGGTTCTCATGCCGTCTTTTGCTGCTTGTTCACTTAATTCGAGAGCGCTTGCACCTTCGATTATCATCTTTTCGAGCGGTACACTCATGCCCATAACCTCGAAAGTAGCTATCCTGCCCTTGTATCCGGAGCCATGGCATTGAGGGCATCCTTCACCCTCATAGAAAGTGACCTTCTTGGCGTCTTCAGTACTCATTCCGATGATTTCAAGCATCTCTGGATCGGGCGCAATCTCCTTTTTACAATATTTGCATACTCTTCGAAGAAGTCTCTGGGCCATGATTAATCGAAGAGAGCTAGCGACCAAAAATGGTGGTGTTCCCATATCGACTAACCTTGTGATGGTACTAGGTGCATCGTTTGTGTGAAGTGTACTAAAGACAAGGTGGCCTGTAAGCGCTGCTTTAATAGCTATAGAAGCGGTTTCACCGTCGCGGATCTCACCAACAAGGATGATATCCGGGTCTTGTCTCAAGAAGCTGCGTAGCGCCGCTGAGAAATTAAGGCCGATGTCGGAGTGCATATGAACCTGATTGATACCATCGAGGTTAAACTCGACAGGATCTTCAGCAGTCATAATGTTGACTTCAGGTGTGTTCAGCTGGCTAAGCGCTGAATAGAGTGTCGTTGTTTTACCTGAACCGGTAGGGCCGGTAACCAGCACCATGCCAAATGGAAGATGGATAGCTTTATTAAACTCCTTGAGAGCTCTTTTTGGAAAGCCGAGTTTAGTGATATCAAGCATAAGGTTTTCCGGATCGAGAAGACGCATAACGACTTTTTCGCCGAAAATGGTCGGAAGTACTGAAACACGAAGATCGATAGGCCTGCCGTGAGTTTGGACTTTGATACGGCCATCTTGAGGTAGTCTCCTTTCGGAGATGTTAAGCTTTGCCATGATTTTGATACGGCTAACAACAGCGTATCGAAGTCTGAAGGGCATAGGTGCCATTTCGTAAAGCGTGCCATCGATACGCATTCTAACTCGTGTGCGTTTTTCGTAGGTTTCGATATGTATATCCGAAGCGTTGCGGCGTATGGCGTCCATAATGATAGAGTTAACGAGTTTAACAAGAGGCTTTTCCTGAATGGCTTCCTGAAGCTCCGATTCGGAGAAATCATCTTCGCTTTCCTCGACAACATCGAGATCCTCATCAGAGGCCATATCCTCGAGGATTTCGTCGATAGTTTCTTCGTCGCTTTCATAGTATTTATCAATTGCTGTGTTGATCTGTGTTTTTGTTGCCATTACCGGTTGGATATCACAATTTGTAACGAATTTAAGAGTATCGAGGACAAAGAGGTTTGTGGGGTCTTCGGTGGCGACAAAGAGCATTCTTCCGACTTTGATAGTCCCAATAACAAAGAATTTGCGTGCGATATCAACCGGGATTAATTCGACGACACTGGAGTCGAGTTCAAGGTCCTCGAGTTTAATTGTTCCAACATTAAGTTGTTTGGCAACGAATTCGTTAATAACATTTTCATCACTAATATATCCAAGATTGAGAAGCACTTGACCTAGTTTATCGCCTGTTTCCTTCTGTGTGGTAAGGGCTGTATCGAGTTGTTCCTGCGTTATTCTTCCGGCTCTAATGAGCATCTCGCCTAAGCGGAGAGCCATATTAACCTCCGATTATCAAATGACGCTATTTGATAGCACAATTAGCATGATTCTAATAATATATATTAACTTAGGTTCTATCAACTATAATTTCTCATTAAGTAGTTATTTTAGCCACTTTGGAAGAGAACCTTTAACAAGCGGTTGTATCGAACCATCAGGAAGATAACCGAGATAAATGGAGTCGGCAATTTCGAATGCCACCCAGAGTCCGGTTAGATCAAGCGAGGGATGTGAGCATTCGTTATCAGTTATGAAGAATCGAATAATTTTACCCTCAGGAATGGCCTTGACTATAAGGGCATAGTCTTGAGAATTTTGTAGCTTTAGCGTATAGCAA is a window of bacterium DNA encoding:
- the tadA gene encoding Flp pilus assembly complex ATPase component TadA — translated: MVRKNATDMHISAGSSPLLRIDGKLIRMPMNPISEELSKILAYSLMSSSQRRKFETELDCDFSIGIKDFSRFRCNVYHQKGSIAIAVKSIPIDVKAPENLHIPQEIYEFGGVNAGLVLIAGPRASGKSTTLSSLLNKINEERKQHILSIEDPLELLYNSKNCIINQRELYRDTKSYDVALASAPRQNADIIFVSEANDEQKLLATLKVADMGLLVFATIRARDAVSSMMRLIDLDLPPYLINGALRVIMAQRLLRMICPYCKRIVTPDYSLLHDIGIDPKKVQNIKFYRGSGCPKCNGTGFQGRIPIFEILYVTPRIKTMVQAGTSIIELWKDAVNGGMVPMRKVALKYMLEGLTTLEQVATETVTYQ
- the pilB gene encoding type IV-A pilus assembly ATPase PilB; amino-acid sequence: MALRLGEMLIRAGRITQEQLDTALTTQKETGDKLGQVLLNLGYISDENVINEFVAKQLNVGTIKLEDLELDSSVVELIPVDIARKFFVIGTIKVGRMLFVATEDPTNLFVLDTLKFVTNCDIQPVMATKTQINTAIDKYYESDEETIDEILEDMASDEDLDVVEESEDDFSESELQEAIQEKPLVKLVNSIIMDAIRRNASDIHIETYEKRTRVRMRIDGTLYEMAPMPFRLRYAVVSRIKIMAKLNISERRLPQDGRIKVQTHGRPIDLRVSVLPTIFGEKVVMRLLDPENLMLDITKLGFPKRALKEFNKAIHLPFGMVLVTGPTGSGKTTTLYSALSQLNTPEVNIMTAEDPVEFNLDGINQVHMHSDIGLNFSAALRSFLRQDPDIILVGEIRDGETASIAIKAALTGHLVFSTLHTNDAPSTITRLVDMGTPPFLVASSLRLIMAQRLLRRVCKYCKKEIAPDPEMLEIIGMSTEDAKKVTFYEGEGCPQCHGSGYKGRIATFEVMGMSVPLEKMIIEGASALELSEQAAKDGMRTLRQEAIRYMIEGITSLQQVITETAAH